Proteins from a genomic interval of Nocardioides jishulii:
- a CDS encoding long-chain-fatty-acid--CoA ligase has translation MSAESPLWAQSYAPGVPLTLEYGDTTVLDLFESAAEAYGDRPALDFMGRITSYAATHDAVLRAASGLRDLGVRAGDNVALVMPNCPQNVIAFLAVLRLGATVVEHNPLYTASELRGPFLDHGARVAVVWDKVAGVVGSLKDDCALEHVVAVDLTSELPLTKRLALKLPIAKARAARDQLHAPAPGTTPWRELLAHEPLPDDHPRPVADDVALTLYTSGTTGAPKGVPLRHRNLVANVLQGQKWVSGMVPGQESVLVALPLFHAYGITVSVLLGLSVAAKLVLLPKPEIPLVMEAIKRDVPSFVPAVPPLYQRIVDEAERSGVSIRGIKWALSGAMPLHAPLVDRWEAATGGLLVEGYGLTETSPVIVGNPMSKGRRPGSIGVPFPDTQVRIVDPENLDREVELGERGELLVKGPQVFDGYRGLPEETAAAFHDGWFRTGDIVTMAPDGFITVVDRIKEVVITGGFNVYPSEVEAVLRRHPSVADAAVVGVRTIEDLEEVVAAVVAAEGETVDPEDVRSFARAELTRYKVPRRIVVVETLPTNQMGKVLRREVVDLLQQ, from the coding sequence ATGAGTGCCGAGTCCCCCCTGTGGGCCCAGTCCTACGCCCCCGGCGTGCCGTTGACGCTGGAGTACGGCGACACCACGGTGCTGGACCTCTTCGAGTCAGCGGCTGAGGCGTACGGCGACCGCCCCGCGCTCGACTTCATGGGACGCATCACCTCGTACGCCGCGACGCACGACGCGGTCCTCCGCGCGGCCTCGGGTCTGCGTGACCTCGGGGTCCGGGCGGGCGACAACGTGGCGCTGGTGATGCCCAACTGCCCGCAGAACGTGATCGCGTTCCTGGCCGTGCTGCGGCTGGGCGCGACCGTCGTCGAGCACAACCCGCTCTACACCGCCTCCGAGCTGCGAGGGCCCTTCCTCGACCACGGCGCCCGCGTCGCCGTCGTGTGGGACAAGGTCGCTGGCGTCGTCGGCTCGCTGAAGGACGACTGCGCGCTGGAGCACGTCGTCGCCGTCGACCTCACGAGTGAGCTGCCACTGACCAAGCGCCTCGCTCTCAAGCTCCCGATCGCCAAGGCTCGCGCCGCCCGCGACCAGCTCCACGCGCCTGCGCCCGGGACGACGCCGTGGCGCGAGCTGCTGGCCCACGAGCCCCTGCCCGACGACCATCCCCGCCCGGTCGCCGACGACGTGGCGCTGACGCTCTACACCTCCGGCACCACCGGCGCTCCCAAGGGCGTGCCGCTGCGTCACCGCAACCTGGTGGCCAACGTCCTCCAGGGGCAGAAGTGGGTCTCGGGCATGGTGCCGGGCCAGGAGTCGGTCCTGGTCGCGCTGCCGCTCTTCCACGCCTACGGCATCACCGTCAGCGTCCTGCTCGGCCTCTCGGTGGCGGCCAAGCTGGTGCTGCTGCCGAAGCCGGAGATCCCGCTGGTGATGGAGGCGATCAAGCGCGACGTGCCGTCCTTCGTGCCGGCCGTCCCGCCGCTCTACCAGCGGATCGTCGACGAGGCCGAGCGCAGCGGCGTCTCCATCCGCGGCATCAAGTGGGCCCTCTCCGGGGCGATGCCGCTCCACGCCCCGCTGGTCGACCGGTGGGAGGCCGCCACCGGTGGGCTCCTCGTCGAGGGGTACGGGCTCACCGAGACCTCGCCGGTGATCGTCGGCAACCCGATGTCGAAGGGCCGGCGGCCGGGTTCGATCGGGGTTCCGTTCCCCGACACGCAGGTGCGCATCGTCGACCCCGAGAACCTCGACCGCGAGGTGGAGCTCGGCGAGCGCGGTGAGCTCCTGGTCAAGGGTCCCCAGGTCTTCGACGGCTACCGCGGCCTTCCCGAGGAGACCGCCGCCGCCTTCCACGACGGTTGGTTCCGCACCGGTGACATCGTCACGATGGCGCCCGACGGCTTCATCACGGTGGTCGACCGTATCAAGGAGGTCGTCATCACCGGGGGGTTCAACGTCTACCCCTCCGAGGTGGAGGCCGTGCTGCGTCGCCACCCGAGCGTGGCCGACGCCGCCGTCGTGGGCGTACGCACCATTGAGGACTTGGAGGAGGTCGTCGCCGCGGTGGTCGCCGCCGAGGGCGAGACCGTGGATCCCGAGGACGTCCGCTCGTTCGCCCGGGCCGAGCTCACGCGCTACAAGGTGCCGCGCCGCATCGTGGTG
- a CDS encoding patatin-like phospholipase family protein — protein sequence MTTGKRIALALGGGGARGYAHIGVVRVLEERGYEVVGIAGTSMGSLVGALHAKGVLGEYEHWVSRLTQRDVIRLLDPTLRSPGAIKGDRVMARVSELLAGARVEDLPMPFTAVATDLLGRKEVWFQEGPVDMAVRASIALPSFFTPVMLNGRLLADGGLMNPVPIAPLSGLDVDLVVAVNVNGTPVGAERVRESADPRTESEWQERLRRTASQVFDSETGRRITSWLAARRAETTHPEIEGDDATGLPAHEEAGGSFEGLPADLGMLSVMELSLDALQSVVTRYRLASYPPDVMITMPKDICKTLDFHRAAEMVEVGRTYAERALEAHAQLRDVQPDQY from the coding sequence ATGACCACCGGGAAGCGCATCGCACTGGCCCTCGGCGGCGGTGGCGCGCGTGGCTACGCCCACATCGGGGTCGTGCGGGTGCTGGAGGAGCGTGGCTACGAGGTGGTCGGCATCGCCGGCACCTCGATGGGCTCGCTCGTCGGCGCCCTGCACGCCAAGGGGGTGCTGGGCGAGTACGAACACTGGGTCAGCCGTCTCACCCAGCGCGACGTGATCCGGCTGCTCGACCCCACCCTGCGCTCCCCCGGCGCGATCAAGGGCGACCGGGTCATGGCCCGGGTCAGCGAGCTCCTGGCGGGGGCACGCGTCGAGGACCTGCCCATGCCCTTCACCGCTGTCGCCACCGACCTGCTGGGGCGCAAGGAAGTCTGGTTCCAGGAAGGGCCGGTCGACATGGCCGTACGCGCCTCGATCGCGCTTCCGAGCTTCTTCACGCCGGTCATGCTCAACGGGCGGCTGCTGGCCGACGGCGGCCTGATGAACCCGGTGCCGATCGCACCGCTCTCCGGCCTCGACGTCGACCTCGTCGTGGCGGTCAACGTCAACGGCACGCCGGTCGGTGCGGAGCGGGTGCGTGAGTCCGCCGATCCCCGGACCGAGAGCGAGTGGCAGGAGCGTCTGCGACGCACCGCCTCCCAGGTCTTCGACAGCGAGACCGGACGCCGCATCACCTCGTGGCTGGCGGCCCGGCGGGCCGAGACGACGCACCCCGAGATCGAGGGCGACGACGCGACGGGCCTGCCCGCCCACGAGGAGGCCGGGGGCAGCTTCGAGGGGTTGCCCGCCGACCTGGGGATGCTGAGCGTGATGGAGCTGTCGCTCGACGCCCTGCAGAGCGTCGTCACCCGTTACCGACTCGCCAGCTATCCGCCGGACGTGATGATCACGATGCCCAAGGACATCTGCAAGACCCTCGACTTCCACCGTGCGGCCGAGATGGTGGAGGTGGGCCGGACGTACGCCGAGCGTGCGTTGGAGGCTCACGCCCAGCTCAGGGACGTACAGCCCGACCAGTACTAG
- a CDS encoding PAS domain-containing sensor histidine kinase, translating to MPDAPETPTPRDPLRGVLLEALLRGTSLAIAVGDTQGRVRLMSPGLQELIQNRFSPVPVEDIPRYFRVYTEDGSRLLRSDEEPLNRARLGETFQDQVMAVELLDGSHVVLRARGAPLLGEDGAVQGGFVLFDDITAQRAQVERQNALRDRLVETVNHELRTPLTALLGHAEMLEDLVPQLPGWAATSLDRVLEAGERLSDLVRSVSALVDLEEVGHVHPAEHDLVPLLKRCVDDATAKRPCHGVVVTAPPTLMAMVDERLLARSLNALLVNALQHGPPGAPVHLTARQTNAGIEVTVEDRGAGISRAERERLVMPFERGVEGLTARPGRGLGLAVARSVAEAHGGGLELHDNEPNGLRAVLRLPSPVHRA from the coding sequence GTGCCGGACGCCCCGGAGACGCCTACGCCCCGGGACCCCCTGAGGGGGGTCCTGCTCGAGGCCCTGCTTCGCGGTACGTCCCTGGCCATCGCCGTGGGGGACACGCAGGGCCGGGTGCGGCTGATGAGCCCGGGGCTGCAGGAGCTGATCCAGAACCGCTTCTCACCGGTGCCGGTCGAGGACATTCCGCGCTACTTCCGGGTCTACACCGAGGACGGTTCCCGCCTGCTGCGCAGCGACGAGGAGCCGCTCAACCGTGCCCGACTGGGGGAGACCTTCCAGGACCAGGTGATGGCCGTCGAGCTGCTCGACGGCAGCCACGTCGTCCTGCGGGCGCGCGGTGCTCCGTTGCTCGGTGAGGACGGGGCCGTGCAGGGCGGGTTCGTCCTCTTCGACGACATCACGGCGCAGCGTGCGCAGGTGGAGCGCCAGAACGCACTGCGCGACCGGCTGGTGGAGACGGTCAACCACGAGCTGCGCACGCCGCTGACGGCGTTGCTCGGCCACGCCGAGATGCTGGAGGACCTGGTTCCCCAGCTCCCGGGGTGGGCGGCGACCTCGCTCGACCGGGTCCTGGAGGCGGGCGAACGGTTGAGTGACCTCGTGAGGTCGGTCTCCGCCCTCGTCGACCTCGAGGAGGTGGGCCACGTCCATCCCGCGGAGCACGACCTGGTCCCGCTCCTGAAGCGGTGCGTGGACGACGCCACCGCGAAGCGGCCGTGCCACGGCGTGGTCGTCACGGCACCGCCCACCCTCATGGCCATGGTCGACGAGCGCCTTCTCGCGCGCTCGCTCAACGCCCTGCTGGTCAACGCGCTCCAGCACGGTCCGCCCGGCGCGCCGGTGCACCTCACGGCCAGACAGACGAACGCGGGGATCGAGGTCACCGTGGAGGACCGGGGCGCCGGCATCTCCCGCGCTGAGCGTGAGCGCCTCGTGATGCCCTTCGAACGAGGCGTCGAGGGACTGACCGCTCGTCCCGGGAGGGGGTTGGGGCTCGCCGTGGCACGCAGCGTGGCCGAGGCCCACGGTGGCGGTCTGGAGCTGCACGACAACGAGCCGAACGGGCTGCGGGCCGTCCTGAGACTGCCTTCGCCGGTCCACAGGGCCTAG
- a CDS encoding chorismate mutase, whose protein sequence is MTDEKALAELGRLRASIDNLDAALVHLLAERFKCTQRVGELKASAAMPPADPAREEYQIKRLRGLAESSGLDPQFAEKILGLIIEQVIRNHRSLQEK, encoded by the coding sequence ATGACCGACGAGAAAGCCCTCGCCGAACTGGGTCGCCTGCGCGCGAGCATCGACAACCTGGACGCAGCACTGGTCCACCTCCTCGCGGAGCGCTTCAAGTGCACCCAGCGGGTCGGTGAGCTCAAGGCCTCGGCCGCGATGCCGCCGGCTGACCCGGCGCGTGAGGAGTACCAGATCAAGCGCCTGCGCGGCCTGGCGGAGAGCTCCGGGCTCGACCCGCAGTTCGCGGAGAAGATCCTCGGCCTGATCATCGAGCAGGTCATCCGCAACCACCGGTCGCTGCAGGAGAAGTGA
- a CDS encoding MaoC family dehydratase — translation MAKTNAGNFFEDFTVGQVIEHATPRTVTEGDRALYGALYPTRFALPSSAEFAASVGLRGAPVEELIAFHIGFGKTVPDISLNAVANLGYAECRFLEPVVAGDTLTTKSEVIGLKQNSNGRTGVVHVRSTATNQRDEVAVEWVRWVMVHKRDASAPAPETVVPELAQVVDVADLVVPEGLDFRDYDFTAAGEPHRFDDYEVGEKIDHVDGVTLTDAEHMMATRLWQNTAKVHFNTEARPDGKRLIYGGHIISMARALSFNGLANAQLIAAINAGAHASPAFAGDTVYAWSEVLDKAETSAPGVGALRLRLVATRGRDESMTLRGEDGKYAPDVLLDLDLWALVPR, via the coding sequence ATGGCCAAGACCAATGCAGGCAACTTCTTCGAGGACTTCACCGTCGGTCAGGTGATCGAGCACGCGACTCCGCGGACCGTCACCGAGGGGGACCGCGCGCTCTACGGCGCCCTCTACCCGACCCGGTTCGCGCTCCCGTCGTCCGCCGAGTTCGCAGCGTCCGTCGGGCTGCGCGGCGCCCCCGTGGAGGAGCTGATCGCCTTCCACATCGGCTTCGGCAAGACGGTGCCGGACATCTCGCTCAACGCGGTGGCCAACCTGGGCTACGCGGAGTGCCGTTTCCTCGAGCCCGTGGTCGCCGGTGACACCCTGACCACGAAGTCCGAGGTGATCGGCCTCAAGCAGAACTCCAACGGCAGGACGGGCGTCGTCCACGTGCGCTCCACCGCGACCAACCAGCGGGACGAGGTCGCTGTCGAGTGGGTCCGCTGGGTCATGGTCCACAAGCGCGACGCCTCCGCCCCGGCTCCCGAGACGGTGGTGCCGGAGCTGGCCCAGGTCGTCGACGTCGCCGACCTGGTTGTCCCGGAAGGGCTGGACTTCCGCGACTACGACTTCACCGCGGCCGGCGAGCCCCACCGCTTCGACGACTACGAGGTGGGCGAGAAGATCGACCACGTCGACGGCGTGACGCTCACCGACGCCGAGCACATGATGGCCACCCGGTTGTGGCAGAACACGGCCAAGGTGCACTTCAACACCGAGGCACGCCCTGACGGCAAGCGCCTCATCTACGGGGGCCACATCATCTCGATGGCCCGTGCGCTCTCCTTCAACGGTCTGGCCAACGCCCAGCTGATCGCCGCCATCAACGCCGGCGCCCACGCGTCCCCCGCCTTTGCCGGTGACACCGTGTACGCCTGGTCCGAGGTCCTCGACAAGGCCGAGACGTCCGCGCCGGGCGTCGGCGCGCTGCGTCTGCGCCTGGTCGCGACCCGCGGTCGGGACGAGTCGATGACCCTGCGGGGCGAGGACGGCAAGTACGCCCCCGACGTCCTGCTCGACCTCGACCTCTGGGCCCTCGTCCCGCGCTGA
- the murD gene encoding UDP-N-acetylmuramoyl-L-alanine--D-glutamate ligase: MRFSDLSGRRVVVWGFGREGASVTEHLRDLGVDVGVAEPDRVQGPHPDLAYGEEGRTRLLAADVVVKSPGVPVVHPLHRELVAAGTPVTSLTDLWLNDNAERVVAVTGTKGKSTTASLLHHLLAAAGLRSSLRGNIGTSVLAETDPPAEVVVMELSSYQAQSLTRSPRVVAVTSLFPEHLTWHGSLEAYFHDKLNAVAHGPEVVVVPAEAPEVVRRVRERVSPGTEVLLTDADGVHVDEAGDVVWPDGTRVAAPDLPLPGRHHAANIAVALRLAGLFDIAPTTLAAALRTFAPLPHRMEPVPSGDERRWIDDSLATAPEAVVASLASLPGERISVVVGGEDRGLDFSPLLSHLRSHPELVVLLVGPAGARISAEAPDLGAHLFDSFGEAVTWAGSAANPARVVLLSPGAPSYDEFADYTERSAAFRAAALAADGR, from the coding sequence GTGAGGTTCTCTGACCTCTCAGGGCGTCGCGTCGTCGTCTGGGGCTTCGGACGCGAGGGCGCCTCCGTCACCGAGCACCTGCGCGACCTCGGGGTCGACGTCGGCGTCGCCGAGCCCGACCGGGTCCAGGGTCCGCACCCCGACCTGGCCTACGGCGAGGAGGGGCGTACGCGTCTGCTCGCCGCCGACGTGGTGGTGAAGTCGCCCGGCGTCCCCGTCGTGCACCCCCTCCACCGTGAGCTGGTCGCGGCAGGCACCCCGGTCACCAGCCTCACCGACCTCTGGCTCAACGACAACGCCGAGCGCGTGGTCGCGGTGACCGGCACCAAGGGCAAGTCGACCACCGCCAGCCTCCTGCACCACCTCCTCGCTGCGGCCGGACTGCGCTCCTCGCTGCGCGGCAACATCGGCACCAGCGTGCTGGCCGAGACCGACCCGCCCGCCGAGGTCGTGGTCATGGAGCTCTCCAGCTACCAGGCCCAGTCGCTGACCCGCTCGCCGCGCGTCGTCGCGGTGACCTCGCTCTTCCCTGAGCACCTCACCTGGCACGGATCCCTCGAGGCGTACTTCCACGACAAGCTCAACGCGGTGGCTCACGGGCCCGAGGTCGTGGTGGTGCCGGCGGAGGCTCCCGAGGTCGTACGCCGCGTGCGCGAGCGCGTCTCGCCCGGCACCGAGGTGCTGCTCACCGACGCCGATGGCGTCCACGTCGACGAGGCCGGCGACGTGGTGTGGCCCGACGGCACCCGGGTGGCCGCCCCCGACCTCCCGCTGCCGGGTCGTCACCACGCCGCCAACATCGCGGTGGCCCTGCGGCTCGCCGGTCTCTTCGACATCGCACCCACCACCCTCGCGGCCGCGTTGCGCACCTTCGCCCCGCTGCCGCACCGCATGGAGCCGGTGCCGTCCGGCGACGAGCGGCGCTGGATCGACGACAGCCTGGCCACCGCCCCGGAGGCCGTCGTGGCCTCGCTCGCATCGTTGCCGGGCGAGCGGATCTCCGTCGTCGTCGGCGGTGAGGACCGCGGCCTGGACTTCTCACCGCTGCTCTCGCACCTGCGCTCCCACCCCGAGCTGGTGGTGCTGCTGGTGGGGCCGGCCGGAGCCCGGATCTCTGCGGAGGCCCCGGACCTGGGCGCCCACCTCTTCGACTCCTTCGGCGAGGCGGTGACCTGGGCCGGCTCGGCGGCCAACCCGGCCCGCGTCGTGCTGCTCTCCCCCGGGGCCCCGAGCTACGACGAGTTCGCCGACTACACCGAGCGCTCCGCCGCGTTCCGCGCTGCGGCGCTGGCCGCGGACGGACGCTGA
- a CDS encoding YibE/F family protein, giving the protein MGGSHAHEAHPESVRMRRWALMVLVPFALLTVVAMVLLWPGEVQREDQTPGAGQLGGEVVSIDKETCAEEVADEVNGCGTATVKVTDVAEATETEGEPPAEVGEEVEVSLPNGPGAPRLDVGDDVLMLHMATPDGQTFDVVDHRRGSQMWVLAAAFVLAVVAFGRWRGVTSLAGLALTFFVLLHFVVPGILGGESPVVMALVGSAFIVLSVMYLTHGFSLVTTVAMLGTIASLALTGVLAWLAVWGLHLSGVTDDISTTVGMDLGVDMRGLLLAGIVIGSLGVLDDVTVTQSATVAELARANPDYGVGHLYRAAARVGRAHIASVINTIILAYAGSTLPLLVLIVASNPSLGDVVSDQVLAQEIVRSAVATIGLVAAVPLTTALAAVVAGRLARD; this is encoded by the coding sequence GTGGGCGGAAGCCACGCGCACGAGGCGCATCCCGAGAGCGTCAGGATGCGGCGTTGGGCGTTGATGGTCCTGGTGCCGTTCGCCCTCCTCACCGTGGTCGCCATGGTGCTGTTGTGGCCGGGAGAGGTGCAGCGGGAGGACCAGACGCCGGGCGCCGGCCAGCTCGGTGGCGAGGTGGTCTCCATCGACAAGGAGACCTGCGCCGAGGAGGTGGCCGACGAGGTCAACGGGTGCGGCACGGCGACGGTCAAGGTCACCGACGTCGCCGAGGCCACCGAGACGGAGGGCGAGCCGCCCGCCGAGGTCGGGGAGGAGGTCGAGGTCTCGCTCCCCAACGGACCCGGGGCCCCACGTCTCGACGTCGGTGACGACGTGCTGATGCTCCACATGGCGACTCCGGACGGTCAGACCTTCGACGTCGTCGACCACCGACGCGGTTCGCAGATGTGGGTGCTCGCCGCAGCGTTCGTGCTCGCCGTGGTCGCCTTCGGCCGGTGGCGTGGAGTGACCTCCCTGGCCGGCCTCGCCCTGACCTTCTTCGTGCTGCTCCACTTCGTCGTCCCGGGGATCCTGGGCGGTGAGTCGCCGGTCGTGATGGCGCTGGTGGGATCGGCGTTCATCGTGCTGAGCGTGATGTACCTGACCCACGGCTTCAGCCTGGTCACCACCGTCGCGATGCTCGGCACGATCGCCAGCCTGGCCCTGACCGGCGTCCTGGCGTGGTTGGCCGTCTGGGGACTGCACCTGAGCGGCGTCACCGACGACATCTCCACCACGGTCGGGATGGACCTCGGGGTGGACATGCGTGGACTGCTCCTGGCCGGCATCGTGATCGGCTCGCTGGGCGTCCTCGACGACGTCACCGTGACCCAGTCCGCGACCGTGGCCGAGCTGGCGCGGGCGAACCCTGACTACGGGGTCGGCCACCTCTACCGTGCAGCCGCGCGGGTCGGCCGCGCCCACATCGCCTCGGTGATCAACACCATCATCCTCGCCTACGCGGGCTCGACGCTCCCGTTGCTCGTGCTGATCGTGGCCAGCAACCCCTCGCTCGGTGACGTCGTGAGCGACCAGGTGCTGGCGCAGGAGATCGTGCGCAGCGCCGTCGCCACGATCGGGCTGGTCGCCGCCGTGCCGCTGACGACCGCCCTGGCGGCCGTGGTGGCGGGCCGCCTGGCCCGAGACTGA
- a CDS encoding AraC family transcriptional regulator produces the protein MIRSAGLHGFRATVQELGGDADDIARRSGMSVTALDSTNELVSDVAVATALETAADELGCPDFGLRMARRQDLSLLGPLGLAVKHSESLATALDYVSDFLFVHAEGLRLQAVPDPLGSPGVAGVQFDAGPDRTPSPQSTGLVLGFAHRAAVELVGGPYGLRSVELPHVPSPGEAEAYRRHFRGPVRGGRPAAVVRITGNLASLLLREHDEELHRLAIAMLARHRRNPADDVVHVVRTALSHAMGKTPLTLTAVARQVSVHPRTLQRLLEAHGTSFGEVLDDLRRHTARQLLTGTDLPIAQVAQRIGYAEAATFSRRARAWWGATAAAVRQSAHLSSSDKTLS, from the coding sequence ATGATCCGATCTGCCGGGCTGCACGGCTTCCGCGCCACCGTGCAGGAGCTGGGCGGTGACGCCGACGACATCGCCCGGCGCTCCGGCATGTCGGTCACCGCCCTCGACTCCACCAACGAGCTGGTCTCCGACGTGGCTGTGGCGACCGCGCTCGAGACGGCAGCCGACGAGCTGGGCTGCCCCGACTTCGGCCTGCGCATGGCCAGGCGCCAGGACCTCTCCCTCCTGGGGCCACTGGGCCTGGCGGTCAAGCACTCGGAGTCCCTGGCCACGGCGCTGGACTACGTCAGCGACTTCCTCTTCGTGCACGCCGAAGGATTGCGCCTGCAGGCGGTGCCGGACCCGTTGGGCTCCCCCGGCGTGGCCGGTGTGCAGTTCGACGCAGGGCCCGACCGGACCCCGAGCCCCCAGAGCACCGGGCTGGTCCTCGGGTTCGCACACCGCGCCGCGGTGGAGCTGGTGGGCGGTCCCTACGGGTTGCGCAGCGTCGAGCTCCCCCACGTACCCTCACCCGGCGAGGCGGAGGCCTACCGGCGCCACTTCCGTGGCCCGGTGCGCGGCGGGCGCCCAGCGGCCGTCGTACGGATCACCGGCAACCTGGCCAGCCTCCTGCTGCGCGAGCACGACGAGGAGCTGCACCGGTTGGCGATCGCCATGCTCGCGCGTCACCGACGCAACCCGGCCGACGACGTCGTCCACGTCGTACGCACCGCGCTCTCGCACGCGATGGGCAAGACGCCCCTCACGCTCACCGCGGTGGCCAGGCAGGTGAGCGTGCACCCCCGCACGTTGCAACGTCTGCTGGAGGCCCACGGGACGTCGTTCGGCGAGGTGCTCGACGACCTGCGCCGCCACACGGCTCGGCAGCTGCTCACCGGCACCGACCTGCCGATCGCCCAGGTCGCCCAGCGGATCGGCTACGCGGAGGCCGCCACCTTCTCGCGACGGGCGCGAGCATGGTGGGGCGCCACGGCCGCAGCTGTGCGGCAAAGCGCCCACTTGTCGTCATCCGACAAGACGTTGTCGTGA